The DNA region ACGCGCTGGTCGCCGCGACCGGCTTCCGCACCGGCATCCTGCACGCCGAGTGGATCATCCGCGACGGCGAGCCCCACCTCCTCGAATGCGCCGCCCGGCTCCCCGGCGGCTACATCCCGTTCCTGATCGGACTCGCCTACGGCAGCGACCTGTTCCGCGGCTACCTCGACGTGCTGGAGGGGAAGGCGCCGGAGATGGCCGCGGCCCCGGTCCGGGGAGCGGCGGTCCGCTTCCTGGACGCGGCCCCCGGCGTGGTCCGCGAAGTCCGCGGCGTCGACGCCGCCCAGTCCTCCCCCGGGGTCGAGTACACCTGGGTGTCCGTCGAGCCCGGCGGGACGGTGCCCCCGCTGACCGCCTCGGGCTCCCGGGTCGGCGAGATCGTGGCGTACGGCGCCGACCGGGAGGAGGCCGCGGCCAACGCCCTGGCCGCCGCGACGGCGATCGAGATCGTCGTCGACCCGCTCCCGTAACCCGGCCCACCAGCGACGCGGCCCGGCCCCCGCCGGGCCGCGTCCGCGTTTCCGTTTCCGTTTCCGTTTCCGTTTCCGTTCCCCTGGAAGCGGATCCCGGGGTTCCCCTACTCTCCGGGTGGAGAAATTTCCCGCCTCGCCACCACAAATCGGGAATTCACTCCCACAGGAGGACGGTGCAGGAAGATGCATATCCGTCGACGATGAATCAGCATCCACACATCTTGACCCATTCCATGAGTTCGATCCGGAACAATGAATTCCACCACCGCACCCACGACACAGCATTTGCCAATGGCATGTCAAATAAGCCGGACCCGAGGCGCATCCAACCCTGCATCCCGATGTCTGAATTATCGGACATCGGGAGTACGAGCCGTTCACGGCATAGGGGCCGCTCTCTGCAGCGGTGAGTGCATTCGCCCGCGATGATTGGTCTGCGTAGATCCTAAGCGGAATCCAGGGCTTCGTTATAAAAACGAAACATCGTGGGCTTCCTGCGAACTTTCCGGGGTGAGAGATTTCCCGTCAGGTCAGAGCGATCCTGCCGACCGGCGAATATCTCTCGATTGGAATTCGAATGTTACGGCGACTATCCGCCTCGTCCGCGAGGGCGGGCGGAGTCATGCCCTGGTCCGGAAGGCGCTGCATATCCGCGCTCCTGACACTTGGCCTGCTGGTGCCGAGCGGTGTGGCACTGGAGGCCGTCGCGGTCGCCCCGGCCGCCGGTGCGGCCCCGGCTCCGCAGCCGGTGGCCGGCCCGGCCACCGGGGCGATCGACGAGGCCTCGGCCCTGCTGTCGGCGCGACTGCAGGGGCAGCGCGTCGAAGTCACCGGAGCCCGCAGCGAGTTCACCACACTGTGGGCGAACCCGGACGGAACCCTCACCTCCGAGCGGTCGACCGGCCAGGTCCGGATGAAGTCCGGCAAGGACTGGGTCCCGGTGGACACCTCGCTCGTCCGCACAGCGGACGGCAAGGTGACGCCGAAAGCGCACCCCGGAGGGCTGGTCCTGGACGGCGGCGAGGCCGGGGTGGCGGTGGGCGACAGCCTGCCGGGCGCGGTTCCGCCGTCCGCCCCCGCCGGAGGTGAGCAGCCCCCGGCCGGAGCCGCGCCGGCGGCCGCCCCGCTCCCCGAGCGCCCGCTCGCGAGCTTCGGCTCCGGCGACCGGAAGCTGTCCCTCGGCTGGCTGGGCAGGCTGCCGCAGCCGAAGCTGGAGGGCAGGAAGGCCACGTATGTCGATGCCCGTCCGGGTGTCGACCTCGTCGTGCAGGCGACCCGGACCGGGTTCGAGCAGTCCGTGATCGTGAAGGACCGCTCGGCGGTGGCGCAGGCCGGGACGATCACGATCCCGCTGGACGCCACCGGGCTGACGGTCGCGGCGCAGCCGGACGGCTCCGTCCAGTTGCTGGACAAGGCGACCGGCAAGCCGACCGTGCGGATCCCGGCGCCGGTGATGTGGGACGCCGCGGTCGACGCGGCCTCGATGGAGCACCTGCACCGAGCCCCGGTGACGATGCAGGTGCGCGGCACGGGGGCGGACACCGAGCTGGTGCTCACCCCGGACGCGGCGTTCCTGGCCGACGCCAGGACGCAGTACCCGGTGACCATCGACCCGCCGGTGGACGTCTTCGGCACCTTCGACACCTACGTCCAGACGGACGAGGCCGGGGACGTCTCCTCCGCGGACGAGCTCAAGGTCGGCAGTTACGACGGCTCGGTGAAGGCGCGTTCGTTCCTGACGGTCCCGGGCGGCGGGTTCAACGGGAAGCAGATCATCGGCGCCACGCTGAACCTCTTCAACCACCACTCCTCCTCCTGCGTGCCCAAGCAGTGGGAGGTGTGGAACGCGGGCGGCGCCGGCCCGTGGGCCCGCTGGAACAACCAGCCCCAGTGGGGGCAGATGTGGGTGCGCTCGTACGACACCTACGACATCGACCCGTGGGACAAGCACCACTGCACGGCCGAGGACGGCTCCGCATGGGCCAAGGCCGACGTCACGGGGATGATCCGCTACTTCGCCGGGAACGGCTTCGCCGAGTACGGCATAGGCCTGAAGGCGGCCGACGAGAACAGCCCGCTGTCCTGGAAGCGGTTCGGCTCCTCCGAGAGCGACACCCCGCCCTTCCTGTCGATCACCTACAACACCGTGCCGTCCGCCCCCGCCGGTGTGGAGATCCAGCCGTCCCAGCCCGGCGAGCCGCGGTACACCAGCTCCACCACGCCGCGCTTCCTGGTCCGCGCCGACGACGCCGACAACGGCACGGTCGGCGTGAACGTCGACCTCTGGCGGAACGGCGGCTTCGTCAACAGCATCTACCGGCAGGTCCCGGCCAACACCTACCTGCAGGTCACCCCGGCCGACCTCGGGGTGGCGAAGCTGGACGAAGGAGTGCCGTACGCGGTGTGGGCGCGGGTGTCGGACGCCACCTCCGCCTCGGCGTGGACGGGCACCAGCCTCGTGGCCGACACCACGGCCCCCGGCGCGCCGGTCGTCACCTCGGCGGACTACCCGTCGGACGGGCTCTGGCACGGCGCGGCCAACGCGGCCGGATCGTTCACCTTCACGCCGCCCGCCGGGACCGCCGACCTGGCCGCGTACGTCTACACGCTGGACGGCGGCACGCCGGTCACCGTCAACGCCACCGCGGGCCTCACAACCGGCATCACGCCGGCCACCGAGGGCCGGCGCGTGCTGAGCGTGCAGACCAAGGACCGGGCGGGCAACCTCTCCCCGGCCACCGAGTACGTCTTCCACGTCGGCCAGGCCGGCCTGACGTCGCCGACCAACGGCACCCAGTCCGCCAAGCGCGTCAAGCTGTCGGTCGACGCGCAGTCGCAGTTCAAACGGGTGGTCTACCAGTACCGTCGCGGCCCCGGCGCCACCGAGTACGCGGTGCCCCGGGTCAACCTCGCCAAGGCCGACAACACGGCCGTCACCGAGGACAAGCCGCGCCTGGCGGACCTCGGCCCGCACGCCGACTGGAACGTCCTCGACACCCTGGGCAACGTCGGCGGCGTCGTCCAGATCCGCGCTCTCCTCTTCCCCGAGGACGGTTCGGGCAACGGCTACGCGACCGCCTGGAACACCATCACCGTCGACCGCAACGCCGACGGCGCCGCGAGCACGCGGGCGGGCCCCGGCTCCGTGAACCTGCTCACCGGCGACTACTCCACCAGCACGACCGACACCACCGAGTTCGGCATGTCGGTGGGCCGGACCGCCTCCTCGCGGGGCACGGACCGCGGCTGGCAGCCGCAGGGCGAGCGCCTGACGCTCAACCAGCGACAGGTGGGCACCGACACGGCGGGCTTCACCGCCGGCCCGGCCGGCCTCAGCCGCTCGACCGCCCGCGGCCACGACAGCTCCACCGACTCACTGCTGCTCAAGCCCGTCGGCAACCCCAGCTCCTTCGCGGCGATCGGCCCGGAGTACACCCTCGCCCAGGGCATGAAGCCGGGCCGCACCTACCGCCTGACCGGCTGGATCCACGTCCCCGGCACGACCGGTCTCAACCCCGACCGCGCCGACATCGGTCTGCGCCTGCAGGGCGTCCACCGCACCTCGGCCGGCTACGGCGAAGTGCTGTCCCCGAAGGCGTCGTTCACGGACGGCTGGCAGCAGCTGACCGTCGACATGACCGTCCCCAAGGACGCCACCGAGGCCTGGTTCCGCCTCATCAACGGCTTCACCGCGCCGGAGAAGGAGGTGTTCTTCGACGACCTGTCGCTGAAGGAGATCGTCGCGCCGTTCGGCCCGCAGTGGGCCGGCGGCCCCGACGCCGGCACCGGCTCCGACTACCGCTCGCTGTCCTTCCCGCAGTCCGACCTCGTCGAGATCAAGGGCAACGACGACACCTCACTCACCTTCGCCAAGGGCACCGACGGCACCCTGTTCCCGGAGCCCGGCGCCGAGTCACTCACGCTCAAGGCCGTCCCCGCAGCCTCCGGCGCCCTGGTACTGAACTCCTCCGGCCAGTGCCTGGAGGCCCCGAACGGCACGGCCGGAAACGGCGTCACACTGCAGCAGGCGCCCTGCACCGGCGGCGCCAACCAGCAGTGGACCCGCGGCGACGACCTGACGCTGCGCCTGCTCGGCTACTGCCTGGACAACCCGTGGGGGCAGATCGACAACGGCACGCAGCTGGTCCTGTGGGGCTGCAACGCGGGTGTCAACCAGCAGTGGGAGGTCCGCACCGACGGCCTGGTCGCCAACCGGCACTCGGGCAAGTGCCTGGACACCAACCTGGGTGCCTCGGTCTGGGTGTGCTGGGCCGGTCCGAACCAGGTCTGGGACGTGCAGACCGCCGGCACCGTCTACGAGCTGTCCGAGCTGGACGGGACCAAGACCATTTTCGCCCGCCAGGCGGGGTCGAACATCTACCAGGTGGTGAGCGAGACCGGCCCGGGCGCCGCCTCGGCCACCCGCTACCAGTACGACACCACCGACGGCCGATCCCTGGTCAAGCGCGTCATCCCGCCGGTCGAGCCAGGCGTCGACGACACCAACCGCTGCACCGTGACCCCGCTGCCGCGCGGCTGCGAGGTCATGGAGTACGACTACGCCAAGGCCACCACGGCCACGGCGACCGCCCCCGGCGACTTCCTCGACCGCGTCAAGGCCGTCAAGGTCTGGTCGTGGAACCCGGCCACCTCCAAGGAGGAGGCCGTCGAGGTCGCACGCTACGCCTACGACGACAAGGGCCGCCTCACCGAGACCTGGGACCCGCGCCCGGCCCAGCCGCTGAAGACCGCGTACGGCTACGACGAGGCGGGCCGGGTCACCCGGATCACCCCGGCCGGCCAACTGCCGTGGAACCTCGACTACGGGAAGGCCGCCACCGACCAGGACCCGGGACGCCTGCTGAAGGTCCGCCGCGCCGCCCTGACCCAGGGCAGCAAGGACCAGGTCAGCGGCGAGACGGCGACCAGCGTCGTCTACGAGGTCCCGCTCACCCGCGGTACGGGCGGCCCGTATGACCTGGGCGGCGCGGACGTGGCCGCATGGGCGCAGACCGACGCGCCCACCGACGCCACCGCCGTGTTCGGCCCGGAGGACGACCCCGGCACCACCACCGCCACGGCGGCCAAGCCCGGCCCGGACGGCTACAGGCCGGCGACCGTGTCCTATCTGAACGCCTCCGGTCAGGAGGTCAACACCGCGAGCCCGTCCGTCACTTCGGGAGGTGACATCGACACCAAGGAGTACGACCGTTACGGTCATGTGGTGCGCACCCTGGAGGCCACCAACCGCTCGATCGCCCTGGGCACCCACCCGGACGCCGCCCGGTACGCGGCCGAACTGAACCTCCCGACCGGCTCCGCCGACCGTGCCCGGCTGCTCGACTCGCGCACCGTCTACACCGCGGACGGCCTGGACGTGACCGAGACCCTCGGCCCGGCCTACCGCGCCTCACTCACCGAGCAGGTCGCCGGCCAGACCCACCCCGTGACGGTCAGCTGGGAGGCGGAGAAGCTGCCGCAGCTCGGCGCGACCGCGCCGGTGCGGGTGATCAACGACAACAACGCCCTGGTCTGGTCCGGCGGAGCGCAGCTCAGCCTGGCCGGCACCCAGGCCGGGGCGTCCGACACCATGCGCGTCAGCGTGACCGAGGAGGGCGACTACCTCCTGTCCGGCCAGCTGACCCGCTTCAACGACCACGGCATCGTCCAGTTCGCGATCGACGGCCAGAACCTCGGCCAGCCGATCGACACCTTCGACGCCAACACGGCCGGCTCGACCGCCCCGTACACGGTGGGCCAGACGGTCCGCCTGGCGCGCGGCGACCACCAGTTGAAGGTCACGGTCACCGGCACCAACGCGGGCACCCAGGGCGAGCGCTACCACGCCGGCCTGGACACCGTCACCCTGACCAAGGCCACCGTCAACCCCACCCTCCCGGCCGGTACTTCCGTAGTGGCGCGGGACCACAACACCACCACCTACGACGAAGGGAAGCCCGACGGCCAGGCCTACCACCTGGTCACCACCGCCACCGACGGCGCCCGCATCGACGGCTACGCCGACGACGCCGAGGTGCGGGTCACCAGGACCGGCTACGGCACCCCGATCGGCGGCACCTCCGGCTGGACGTTGAAGAAGCCCACCTCGGTCACCACCGACGCGCTCGGCGCCAAGCTCACCACCAGCACCCGCTACGACGCCCAGGGCCGCACCGAGGAGGTCCGGGTCCCCGGCTCCGACAGCGTGGACGCCTCCACCGTGAAGTCGGCGTACTACACGTCCGGTGCGAACGCCGCCGACGCGGCCTGCGCCAACCGCCCCGAGTGGGCCGGGCAGGCGTGCACGACCGGCCCCGGCGCGGCCGTGACCGGCGCCGACGCGGCCCGGATGCCGACCACCCTCCCGGTCAAGCAGATCACCCGGTACTCGCGCAGCGGAAAGCCCGAGGAGGTCGTCGAGACCAACGCGGGCAAGACCCGTCGGACGGTGAACGCCTACGACGCGATCGACCGGACCGTCTCCACCGAGGCCACCGGCGACGAGGGCCAGACTGTGCCGAAGGCCGTCACCGAGTACGACCCGGCGACGGGCGCGGCCGTGAAGACCACGGCAGCCGGCAAGTCGGTCACCACGGTCAGCGACGTCCTCGGCCGGACCATCTCCTACACCGACGCCGACGGCGCCGTGACCACCACCGAGTACGACAGGTTCGGCAAGCCGGTCAAGTCCACCGACCCCACCGGCACCACCACCTACACCTACGACCGCACCAAGGAACCCCGTGGCCTGCTCACCTCCGTGAACGACAGCAAGGCGGGCGAGTTCACGGCGAAGTACAGCCCCGACGGCCAGCTCGTCGAGCAGGCCTACCCCGGCGGCATCGTCCGCAAGGACACCCTGAACGCCTCCGGCAAGGCCGTCGCCCGCACCTACACCCGCACCTCCGACGGCAAGGTCGTCTGGGCACAGAACGAGGAACTCTCCACCCAGGGCCAGGTGACGAAGGACACCAGCACCAACGGCCTCAAGTCCTACGGCTACGACCGCCTCGGCCGCCTGACCAAGGCCGAGCACTCCACGGTCGCCGCCGGCTGCACCACCCGCACCTACTCCTACGACGCCCACTACAACCGCACCGCGAAGACGGTCTCCGGTCCGGCCGGTGACGGCACCTGCACCACCGCCGGCGCCACCACCACCGCGTCCACCTACGACAGCGCCGACCGGGCCACCGACGCGGGCTACACCTACGACGCGTTCGGCCGCACGCTCACCACGCCGACCGGCACGGTCCTCGGCTACCGGGTCGACGACCTGGTCGCCTCCCAGGAGACCGCGACCACGAAGCAGACGTGGACCCTCGACCCCGCCGGCCGCCTCAACGGCAGTACCACCGCCACCAAGCAGCCCAACGGCACCTGGTCCACCACCGCCACCAAGCTCAACCACTACGGCGGCGCCAGCGACAGCCCGCGCTGGACCACCGAGAACGCCGGCGCCTGGACCCGCAACATCCCGGGCACCGACGGAGACCTGTCCGCGACCGTCACCAACACCGGGACCGTCAAGCTCCAACTCACCGACCTCTTCGGCTCGGTGGTCCTCGTCACCGACCCGGCCCTGACCGCCCCCGTCCTCCTCGACGCCGACGAGTACGGCAACCCGGCCGCAGGCCAGGCGGCCACCCGCTACGGCTGGCTCGGCGCCAAGCAACGCTCCGCCGAGGCCCAGGACGGCGTCGTCCTCATGGGCGTCCGCCTCTACAACCCGGCCACCGGCCGCTTCCTCTCCACCGACCCGGTCCCGGGAGGCAGCGCCAACGCCTACGAGTACAACTACGCCGACCCGATCAACCGCTACGACCTCGACGGACGGAAGAGCTGGGTCAAGAAGGCCGTGAACTGGGCCTGGAAGAACCGGGGAACGATCGCAACCGTGGCAGCGACGACCGGCTGCCTCATCCCAGCAGTCGGGTGGGCCTCATGCGCGGTCGCCACGGGTGTTGCGCTTGGGGTTCGTGTAACGCAACGAGTTCAGAATCAGGGATTCAGGTCCAGCTTGAAGCAGAACGCAATGGATACCCTCTTCACGGGTGCCACCTTCGGGATTGGCACAGCCTTCAGGTGGGGCCAGCACGGCGGGAAGCTCTCACGTTGGAGGGAACGCGGCGACGCTCCCAGCTTCTTTAAGGCCAGGACCGAAGTAACCAAATCCGGTGAGCGTGTACCAAACCCGTTGTCGGCCTGGAACCTCAGCAGTGTTACGCCCTGGATGGCCACAATGGCGCAGGCGATGCCCGGCGTTGTCCACGCCCTTGGCCACGGACGGAAGGACCTCAACTGGTAGAACACCGCTCGTGATGTAGCGGAACAGTCAGGCTGTCGATTTTATGCGGCCGTGGGGAATACGTGACTCGGATTCCCCACGGCCGCGGCCCTGTTCGAGATCCAATAAGCGAGACCTGAAAGGTGTGATGGTTGTGGCGGTTCCGAGGAGGGCCAGGCAGAGCTTTCGTAGCCCTTGGATGTGTGTGCACTTTCTCATCGGGTTCGTTGCGCTGGCCACTGCCACGGGCGGACTGATGGCAATGTCCGAATCTGCCGACTATGTCTCATTAGTCTTGATTGGCACCCCAGGAGTCTGGTTGACGTTTCGGGTTCCATTCTGTCGTACTGTCGTATCCTCTGAGAGCGTGATCTACCACGGCCTCTTCGCCACGAGGCGAGTGCGGTGGGAGGAGGTGGCGAACGTGGAGAAGGGGATCGTTGGGGGCGCCTTGGCTGCCTCCTATTTCCCTGTCCTCGACCTGGCCTCAGGGAAGAAGGTCGAGCTGCTGATGCTCGCCGGGTACGGCGAGGAGAATCGGCGAGTCCTACGAAGCATAGGAGTGATGACCGAACTGCTTGCCGGGCGCCGAGGCGGCCCCGGTATGGATTGATCCGAGCTTCCTCACTGTGAGCCGATTCGAAGTTAGTCCGACCAGGAATTCATTTCGGGGCACCCGCAGTGAGGCCATGCAAGGCAACACCGAACTCGCCCTCCGTAGAACTGGTAACAGGATCTTGCTGATCGTTGCTGGTGGGGCGTGACCGATGTGACGATTCGTCCGTTCGTGATGGTGTGAGCAACAAGCCGTGGATCGTGGGCGACGACCTGTGGGCCCGGATCGAGCCCCTGTTGCCGGAGTGGCCGGAGCGGTCGCCGGGGCCGCGTCCGGTGAACGACCGGCGCTGTCTGCAGGGCGTCCTGTTCGTGCTGCACGCCGGCATCCAGTGGGAGTATCTGCTGCAGGAGCTCGGCTTCGGCTCGGGCATGACCTGCTGGCAGAGGCTCGCGACCTGGAACGAGGTCGGCGTGTGGGACCGGCTCCACCTGGTGCTGCTGCGAAGGCTCCGGTCCGCCGGACAGCTCGACTGGTCCAGGGCGGTGATCGACTCCACCCATGTCCGGGCCTCTCGGCCGGTCCCCAAAGCGGACCCGGCCCGGTCGACCGCGCGCGACCGGGCAGCAAGCACCACGTCCTCGTCGACGGCCGGGGCATCCCGCTCGCGGTGTCGCTGACCGGCGGCAACCGCAACGACGTCACCAGAAGAGGCGTACTCCGTGGGCACTCGCCTACCTCCTGATCGGACTGGTGTGCCTGCTGATCGCCGTCTCCGTGGCGGCTTCCGCCACCAGGGTCGACGACCTCATCCCCATCGTCATCACCGGAGACAGGGAGCCGAGCCGAACCGGCGAGTCGAGCAGCTCGTGGCCGAATGGAGAAGGTGCGGACGTCCCCCGTTCCGTCCCGGCAGACAGGCGTGTGAGGAACGAGGAGGTGCGGGCCGGAACTCTCGACGACCTGGAAGTCGTCGGGGAAGACGATGTCGTAGAGCTGCTCGACCGCGACCATCAGGCCGACGGTGGCCATCGAGTTCAGCCCGGCGTCGGCGAGGGGGGACGTCCGGTTCGAGCT from Kitasatospora sp. NBC_00458 includes:
- a CDS encoding ricin-type beta-trefoil lectin domain protein, whose translation is MPSGVALEAVAVAPAAGAAPAPQPVAGPATGAIDEASALLSARLQGQRVEVTGARSEFTTLWANPDGTLTSERSTGQVRMKSGKDWVPVDTSLVRTADGKVTPKAHPGGLVLDGGEAGVAVGDSLPGAVPPSAPAGGEQPPAGAAPAAAPLPERPLASFGSGDRKLSLGWLGRLPQPKLEGRKATYVDARPGVDLVVQATRTGFEQSVIVKDRSAVAQAGTITIPLDATGLTVAAQPDGSVQLLDKATGKPTVRIPAPVMWDAAVDAASMEHLHRAPVTMQVRGTGADTELVLTPDAAFLADARTQYPVTIDPPVDVFGTFDTYVQTDEAGDVSSADELKVGSYDGSVKARSFLTVPGGGFNGKQIIGATLNLFNHHSSSCVPKQWEVWNAGGAGPWARWNNQPQWGQMWVRSYDTYDIDPWDKHHCTAEDGSAWAKADVTGMIRYFAGNGFAEYGIGLKAADENSPLSWKRFGSSESDTPPFLSITYNTVPSAPAGVEIQPSQPGEPRYTSSTTPRFLVRADDADNGTVGVNVDLWRNGGFVNSIYRQVPANTYLQVTPADLGVAKLDEGVPYAVWARVSDATSASAWTGTSLVADTTAPGAPVVTSADYPSDGLWHGAANAAGSFTFTPPAGTADLAAYVYTLDGGTPVTVNATAGLTTGITPATEGRRVLSVQTKDRAGNLSPATEYVFHVGQAGLTSPTNGTQSAKRVKLSVDAQSQFKRVVYQYRRGPGATEYAVPRVNLAKADNTAVTEDKPRLADLGPHADWNVLDTLGNVGGVVQIRALLFPEDGSGNGYATAWNTITVDRNADGAASTRAGPGSVNLLTGDYSTSTTDTTEFGMSVGRTASSRGTDRGWQPQGERLTLNQRQVGTDTAGFTAGPAGLSRSTARGHDSSTDSLLLKPVGNPSSFAAIGPEYTLAQGMKPGRTYRLTGWIHVPGTTGLNPDRADIGLRLQGVHRTSAGYGEVLSPKASFTDGWQQLTVDMTVPKDATEAWFRLINGFTAPEKEVFFDDLSLKEIVAPFGPQWAGGPDAGTGSDYRSLSFPQSDLVEIKGNDDTSLTFAKGTDGTLFPEPGAESLTLKAVPAASGALVLNSSGQCLEAPNGTAGNGVTLQQAPCTGGANQQWTRGDDLTLRLLGYCLDNPWGQIDNGTQLVLWGCNAGVNQQWEVRTDGLVANRHSGKCLDTNLGASVWVCWAGPNQVWDVQTAGTVYELSELDGTKTIFARQAGSNIYQVVSETGPGAASATRYQYDTTDGRSLVKRVIPPVEPGVDDTNRCTVTPLPRGCEVMEYDYAKATTATATAPGDFLDRVKAVKVWSWNPATSKEEAVEVARYAYDDKGRLTETWDPRPAQPLKTAYGYDEAGRVTRITPAGQLPWNLDYGKAATDQDPGRLLKVRRAALTQGSKDQVSGETATSVVYEVPLTRGTGGPYDLGGADVAAWAQTDAPTDATAVFGPEDDPGTTTATAAKPGPDGYRPATVSYLNASGQEVNTASPSVTSGGDIDTKEYDRYGHVVRTLEATNRSIALGTHPDAARYAAELNLPTGSADRARLLDSRTVYTADGLDVTETLGPAYRASLTEQVAGQTHPVTVSWEAEKLPQLGATAPVRVINDNNALVWSGGAQLSLAGTQAGASDTMRVSVTEEGDYLLSGQLTRFNDHGIVQFAIDGQNLGQPIDTFDANTAGSTAPYTVGQTVRLARGDHQLKVTVTGTNAGTQGERYHAGLDTVTLTKATVNPTLPAGTSVVARDHNTTTYDEGKPDGQAYHLVTTATDGARIDGYADDAEVRVTRTGYGTPIGGTSGWTLKKPTSVTTDALGAKLTTSTRYDAQGRTEEVRVPGSDSVDASTVKSAYYTSGANAADAACANRPEWAGQACTTGPGAAVTGADAARMPTTLPVKQITRYSRSGKPEEVVETNAGKTRRTVNAYDAIDRTVSTEATGDEGQTVPKAVTEYDPATGAAVKTTAAGKSVTTVSDVLGRTISYTDADGAVTTTEYDRFGKPVKSTDPTGTTTYTYDRTKEPRGLLTSVNDSKAGEFTAKYSPDGQLVEQAYPGGIVRKDTLNASGKAVARTYTRTSDGKVVWAQNEELSTQGQVTKDTSTNGLKSYGYDRLGRLTKAEHSTVAAGCTTRTYSYDAHYNRTAKTVSGPAGDGTCTTAGATTTASTYDSADRATDAGYTYDAFGRTLTTPTGTVLGYRVDDLVASQETATTKQTWTLDPAGRLNGSTTATKQPNGTWSTTATKLNHYGGASDSPRWTTENAGAWTRNIPGTDGDLSATVTNTGTVKLQLTDLFGSVVLVTDPALTAPVLLDADEYGNPAAGQAATRYGWLGAKQRSAEAQDGVVLMGVRLYNPATGRFLSTDPVPGGSANAYEYNYADPINRYDLDGRKSWVKKAVNWAWKNRGTIATVAATTGCLIPAVGWASCAVATGVALGVRVTQRVQNQGFRSSLKQNAMDTLFTGATFGIGTAFRWGQHGGKLSRWRERGDAPSFFKARTEVTKSGERVPNPLSAWNLSSVTPWMATMAQAMPGVVHALGHGRKDLNW
- a CDS encoding PH domain-containing protein; this translates as MSESADYVSLVLIGTPGVWLTFRVPFCRTVVSSESVIYHGLFATRRVRWEEVANVEKGIVGGALAASYFPVLDLASGKKVELLMLAGYGEENRRVLRSIGVMTELLAGRRGGPGMD